The Rubrobacter tropicus nucleotide sequence GCCAAAGAGTTGTCCCCCGAAGGAGGCGGCCAGGCCCAACTCGTGGGCGACCCATGCGGCCGTAGTGAGCTTCGTCATGCGGGTTCCTCCGGTTCGCTTGGCTTTTGCGGTCTCTTCCCCGCTAAGACAGTTCCGAAACCGGCCGGCTTCCTCAAGGGCCCGGTCTCTTGGTTCTTCTGCATGCCGTGGGCGCAAACGCGGGTCGGTGCCGACGGAGCGGTGTCGAGGGGGTAGGCCGGTACCTCGCCTTCGGGTAGCGCGCGAACGTAGGCCGAGATGGCTGGATGATCCGGCGTCCGTCGGTGTGGCGGTTCGAAAACAGGGACTGTCGAAGATCTACTCCTTCAGGGAGCCGCCGAAGACGCCGGAGACTATGTACTTCTGGAAGAAAAAGAACAGGAGGACCAGCGGTACGAGTCCTATCACGGCGGCCACCATGATCGGGCCGTACTCGACGGCCCCGCCCTGGCGTACCAGGCTCGACAGCATCAACGGGTACGTAAACTTCTCGGGCGTGCTTATGACCACGAGCGGCCACAAAAAGTTCCCCCACTGGCTCATGAACGTGACGATGCCCAGGGCCGCGCACGCGGCCTTCATGTTGGGCAACACTACCCGGAAAAACACCCCCAGCTCGCCGTTGCCGTCGATGCGGGCGGCGTCGATCAGGTCGTTCGGGAAGCCCATCATCTGCTGGCGCATCAGAAAGACGCCGAAGCCGGTGACGAGGTACGGGACTATGAGGGCCGCGTAGCTGTCCACCCACCCCAGTTGCAGCATGATAATGAAGAGGGGGACTATCATGATCTCCGTCGGCAACATCAGCGTGCCGAGCACCACGGCGAACAGGACCTTGCGCCCCCTGAAGGCGAACTTGGCGAACGCGTACCCGGCAAGCGCCGAGAGGAGAACCGTCGTCACGGTCGTAACGGTCGAGACGAAGATGCTGTTCAGGAGCGCCCGCATGAACGGAACGGACCGGGAGAGGGCCTCCAGGTTGTCGGCGAAGTTGCCACCGGGAAAGAGGCGGGGCGGGGACTTGAAGATCTCGGACTCCGTCAGAGTGGCCGCCGTGAGCGTCCAGTAAAAAGGGTAGAGCGTCACGAGCGCACCGACGCCCAGGAAAATGTACATGATTAGTCGCATCGGCTGGCTCATCGCGCGCTTCTCGTCCTTCACCCTAGACCTCCCCCCACCGGGCGAGCCGGATCTGGGCGTAGGCCATCACCGCCACTATGGCGGACAGAACGTACGTCCCCGCGGCGGCCAGCCCGAAGTCGAAGCGGGCGAAGCCGGTGTCGTAGATGTAGAAGAAGCTCGTGAGCGTCGCGTTGTTCGGGCCGCCGCCGGTGAGGATGTACGGCTCCGTGAAGAGCTGGAGGGTGCCTATGGTCCCGAGGACCGTGCAGAACAGGATCACGGGCCGAAGAAGGGGGACGGTTATTCGCAGGAACCGCGTGACGCTGCCCGCCCCGTCGACGCTGGCGGCGTCGTACAGATCCTTCGGGATGTTCTGCAGGCCCGAGAGCAGGATCACGGCGTTGTACCCAGTCCACCGCCAAGTCACCGCGAGGATTATGAGCACCCGCGCCCACACGGGGTCGGAGCGCCACGCTATTCCGTCGAACCCTACCAATCCGAGCGCCTGGTTCACGACGCCGTAGGTCTCCGAGAAGATCAGGGAGAAGACAACGGAGTAGGTAACGAGGTCTATCGCCACGGGCAAAAAGAACGCGAGCCTGAAAGCCGCCTTCCTCCTCTTCCCGAGTAGGTCCGAGTCGATGACGGAGGCGATTACCGTGGCGAGCCCGATCATGAGCGGCACCTGAACCACCAATATGAGCCCCGTGTTCAACAGCGACTTCAGGAACAGCCCGTCGGAGAGCAGCCTCCTGTAGTTCTCCAGCCCGACGAACGAGATGCTCCCCCCGCTGAACTGACCGAAACTCAGGGCCGCAGAGTACAGGATCGGGTACAGGATAAACCCCGCGAAGAGCAGAAAAAACGGCACTATGAACAGGTAGGGGGCCAGGGTAGACCACCCGCCTCGCGGCCCCCTCTTGCGCTCTCCCGCCAAGCCGCTACGCCTCTCTAGGCGATGCCGAGGCCGGACGCGGAGGCCGCCCGTTCCTCGGCCTGGGCCATGGCTTCCTGCGGCGCCGTGTCCCCCGTCAGGACAGCCGCGTAGGCGTCCATGAGCGGCTTCTGGAAGTCGAGGAAGTGCGGGCCGTAGTCGAGCGCTGGTACGTTACGGGCGATGTCGGCGAACTTCGGGGCGATGGGGAAGCCGAAGTACGAGTCGGCCTCGTTGAAGGCTTCGGTCTCCCAGTACGGCTCCCACGAGGGGAACAGGCCCTGCGCCCAGGACTCGGCCTGGCCCTCCTTCGTGAGCAGCGCCTGCTCTATGAAGTCCCACGCCGCGTCCTCGTTCTGGGTCTGGGAGGAGATGACGAGGACCGAACCGCTCAGGGTCGCCTCGCGCGGCCCGCCCCGCATGAAAGCCGGAAGCGGCATCACGTCCCATTTCTCTTTCTGGTCCTTGCCGCCCGCGTTCTTTATGGTGCCCACGTCCCAGGCGGCGCCCATCGAGGTGGCGGTGTCGCCGTTGGAGATGGCGCGGCTGCTCTCGTCGTAGGTCGGGGTGTCTATGACGATGTCCTCGTTCACGAAGCGGTCGAGGAGGTCCATCGCCGCGTAGCTCTTCTCGTTGGTGAAGTCGATCTTGCCGCCCGAACCGTAGAAAGATCCGCCCTGCTGGTTGAGCAGGATGTGGTAGTGGGAAGGGTTCGTGCCGCCGCCGGACGCGTCGAACGCCGTCATCTTCGTCCCCCCGCCGACCTTCTGCTCCAGTTCCTTGCCGGCCTGGATAAAGCCGTCGTAGGTAGACACGTCTTCAGGCACGATGCCGGCCCTCTCGAAGAGGTCCTTGCGGTACCAGAGGCCGACCGGGCCCATGTCCCACGGCACGCCGAAGTACTTGCCGTCCTTGCGGGCGTGGGAGAGGGGGGCCTCGGCGAACTGGCTGGCGTACTTCTCCATCCTGTCGGTAACGTCGACGAACTCGCCGGGGAAACGCATCAGGAAGTTCTGGAAGTCCTGCTGGGCCAGGGAGAAGACGTCGGGCGCCCCGCTGCCGGCCTGCAGGCGCGGGACGAGCTGCTGGTAGTCGATGGTGATCGACTGCATGGACACGTCCGTGCCGGGTCGCTTCTTCTTGAAGAGCGGGATCGTGTTCCTCAAGGCGTCGCTCGCTATGTCCCACGAGGCGACCGTGAGTCCCCCGCCCCCGGACGACCCGCCGCACCCGGCCAGCGCCCCGCTCCCGAGCAGGGCCGTTCCGGCCAGGCCCGCGCCACCGAGCCTCAAGAACTCCCTGCGGTTCATGCCGCCCCGGGCCAACGTCCTACTCCTGCGCGCCATAGACAAGCGAGTTCCCTTCCGTTCGACTGCGAGAGGTTGGCCCATTCTCATCCAGCCTGGGGGGAACTTATGTGTTAGAGGCTACTCGGATCGGGAGGGTCTGAAGCTTTGAGACTTTCGCGGCGGCTTGCAGAACGACTGGTCCTCGATGCCGGCGAGGTTCTGAGGTTTTGAGGGGCGGGAAGCCGGCGCCCGACCCCGCGAAGCACGCACGAAAACCCGAAAGCCTCACAGCGGTTTGCAGAATCATCGAGCCCGTTGGGAATAGGCTTACGGGTTTTTGGCTTTCGGGTTCCGAGGGGTGG carries:
- a CDS encoding carbohydrate ABC transporter permease — its product is MAGERKRGPRGGWSTLAPYLFIVPFFLLFAGFILYPILYSAALSFGQFSGGSISFVGLENYRRLLSDGLFLKSLLNTGLILVVQVPLMIGLATVIASVIDSDLLGKRRKAAFRLAFFLPVAIDLVTYSVVFSLIFSETYGVVNQALGLVGFDGIAWRSDPVWARVLIILAVTWRWTGYNAVILLSGLQNIPKDLYDAASVDGAGSVTRFLRITVPLLRPVILFCTVLGTIGTLQLFTEPYILTGGGPNNATLTSFFYIYDTGFARFDFGLAAAGTYVLSAIVAVMAYAQIRLARWGEV
- a CDS encoding ABC transporter substrate-binding protein, with translation MARRSRTLARGGMNRREFLRLGGAGLAGTALLGSGALAGCGGSSGGGGLTVASWDIASDALRNTIPLFKKKRPGTDVSMQSITIDYQQLVPRLQAGSGAPDVFSLAQQDFQNFLMRFPGEFVDVTDRMEKYASQFAEAPLSHARKDGKYFGVPWDMGPVGLWYRKDLFERAGIVPEDVSTYDGFIQAGKELEQKVGGGTKMTAFDASGGGTNPSHYHILLNQQGGSFYGSGGKIDFTNEKSYAAMDLLDRFVNEDIVIDTPTYDESSRAISNGDTATSMGAAWDVGTIKNAGGKDQKEKWDVMPLPAFMRGGPREATLSGSVLVISSQTQNEDAAWDFIEQALLTKEGQAESWAQGLFPSWEPYWETEAFNEADSYFGFPIAPKFADIARNVPALDYGPHFLDFQKPLMDAYAAVLTGDTAPQEAMAQAEERAASASGLGIA
- a CDS encoding carbohydrate ABC transporter permease; this encodes MKDEKRAMSQPMRLIMYIFLGVGALVTLYPFYWTLTAATLTESEIFKSPPRLFPGGNFADNLEALSRSVPFMRALLNSIFVSTVTTVTTVLLSALAGYAFAKFAFRGRKVLFAVVLGTLMLPTEIMIVPLFIIMLQLGWVDSYAALIVPYLVTGFGVFLMRQQMMGFPNDLIDAARIDGNGELGVFFRVVLPNMKAACAALGIVTFMSQWGNFLWPLVVISTPEKFTYPLMLSSLVRQGGAVEYGPIMVAAVIGLVPLVLLFFFFQKYIVSGVFGGSLKE